A genomic segment from Leucoraja erinacea ecotype New England chromosome 39, Leri_hhj_1, whole genome shotgun sequence encodes:
- the LOC129714449 gene encoding Purkinje cell protein 2-like isoform X1 yields MSHKETEEDVNTLGSVVSDEEQLVEELPSVVDDDCRPNAENETENEGFFNMLSHVQRNRMDDQRCNLQESGTPSHRSTLIEACADSSSDRPINELLDMLADKQGQRLDDQRVTCDNLPGLQLSTCCLPSTDEETENE; encoded by the exons ATGAGCCACAAGGAAACCGAAGAAGATGTCAATACACTGGGCAGTGTTGTGTCTGATGAGGAGCAACTGGTTGAGGAACTACCAAGTGTTGTAGATGATGACTGCAGACCAAACGCG gaaaatgaaacagaaaatgaaGGATTCTTCAACATGCTGAGTCACGTCCAGAGGAATCGCATGGATGACCAGAGGTGTAACCTCCAGGAGAGCGGGACACCCTCCCATAGATCCACACTGATTGAGGCCTGTG CAGATAGCAGCTCCGACCGGCCCATCAATGAACTCCTGGACATGCTGGCCGACAAGCAAGGGCAGCGGCTGGACGATCAGCGAGTGACCTGTGACAACTTACCCGGTCTGCAGCTGTCCACCTGCTGCCTCCCGTCCACGGACGAAG agaCTGAGAATGAATAG
- the LOC129714449 gene encoding Purkinje cell protein 2-like isoform X2 produces MSHKETEEDVNTLGSVVSDEEQLVEELPSVVDDDCRPNAENETENEGFFNMLSHVQRNRMDDQRCNLQESGTPSHRSTLIEACDSSSDRPINELLDMLADKQGQRLDDQRVTCDNLPGLQLSTCCLPSTDEETENE; encoded by the exons ATGAGCCACAAGGAAACCGAAGAAGATGTCAATACACTGGGCAGTGTTGTGTCTGATGAGGAGCAACTGGTTGAGGAACTACCAAGTGTTGTAGATGATGACTGCAGACCAAACGCG gaaaatgaaacagaaaatgaaGGATTCTTCAACATGCTGAGTCACGTCCAGAGGAATCGCATGGATGACCAGAGGTGTAACCTCCAGGAGAGCGGGACACCCTCCCATAGATCCACACTGATTGAGGCCTGTG ATAGCAGCTCCGACCGGCCCATCAATGAACTCCTGGACATGCTGGCCGACAAGCAAGGGCAGCGGCTGGACGATCAGCGAGTGACCTGTGACAACTTACCCGGTCTGCAGCTGTCCACCTGCTGCCTCCCGTCCACGGACGAAG agaCTGAGAATGAATAG
- the LOC129714450 gene encoding inactive serine protease 54-like: MQIIYGVHKVILHEYFIFELFGVKIPDNDIALVMVKEPIVFNKLVSPICFPDDRYLDISTLENCWVTGWQMLSLAGSPISPIYQTVKQPVSHEKLEVCEKFYPENLKESVICVTNVDKQQSLCMGGYGAPLECQDKRTKMWVVAGAASHCPPSCNHTALFTSYVHYVDWVKHVTILAGHPFVPYGLPPKPTQPCHQIQHPKRTLPSHKPQHPKPTLPSHKLQHHVECNPWQKPKRNREARRQWKGRHHKAIFESNSSNAERKPRQVLGAAVCIVQLALFT; the protein is encoded by the exons ATGCAGATTATTTATGGAGTTCACAAGGTCATCTTGCACGAATACTTTATTTTTGAACTGTTTGGGGTTAAAATTCCAGACAACGACATTGCTCTCGTCATGGTGAAGGAACCAATCGTATTTAACAAACTTGTGTCGCCCATATGCTTCCCCGATGACCGCTACCTTGACATCAGCACCCTGGAGAACTGTTGGGTCACTGGATGGCAGATGTTAAGTCTTG CTGGAAGTCCCATCTCTCCCATCTACCAGACTGTGAAGCAGCCAGTCAGCCATGAGAAGCTGGAGGTCTGTGAGAAGTTCTACCCTGAAAACCTGAAGGAAAGTGTGATTTGTGTGACCAATGTGGACAAGCAGCAGTCTCTCTGCATG GGAGGTTATGGTGCCCCACTTGAGTGTCAGGACAAGAGGACTAAAATGTGGGTGGTGGCCGGGGCAGCAAGCCACTGCCCCCCGTCCTGTAACCACACGGCTCTCTTCACCAGCTACGTCCACTATGTGGACTGGGTGAAGCATGTCACCATCTTGGCAGGGCACCCCTTCGTTCCCTATGGACTTCCTCCCAAACCCACCCAGCCCTGCCACCAAATCCAGCACCCCAAACGCACCCTGCCCAGCCACAAACCCCAGCACCCCAAACCCACCCTGCCCAGCCACAAACTCCAGCACCACGTCGAATGCAACCCGTGGCAGAAACCAAAGAGAAATCGAGAAGCCAGGAGGCAGTGGAAGGGTCGACACCACAAGGCCATTTTTGAGAGCAACTCATCGAATGCAGAGCGGAAGCCACGGCAAGTCCTTGGTGCAGCTGTGTGCATCGTACAACTTGCACTGTTCACCTGA